A portion of the Streptomyces sp. NBC_00376 genome contains these proteins:
- a CDS encoding MDR family MFS transporter, translated as MSVAGLRRAAHESVSGLPRQFWWLWTSTLVNRLGAFVATFMALYLTLDRGYSASYAGLVAALHGLGGVVSSLGAGVMTDRLGRRPTMLIAQTSTAVSVAVLGFMVHPVAIAAVAFFVGMASNASRPAVQAMMADIVRPEDRVRAFSLNYWAINLGFAVSSAGAGFVAEYSYLAGFLGEAAMTLICAVVVFLKVPESRPDKPVVAGLPVEDGADEVRLSTVLRDGRFMSVVGLSFVIALIFQQGYVGLPVAMGTDGFSSSDFGTAVAVNGVLIVVLQIPVTRFIQHRDPRRLLVVSSLLAGYGFGLTAFAGSVAVYALTICVWTVAEIVNSPIQSSLVVRLSPARGRGRYQGMYTMSWSAAALIAPLMSGLVIDRFGAQWLWGACAVLGTGAALGYWLLMRNLPGAEGAAPVPEGGSRVAGSGGGSSTGTKAEPAVERTG; from the coding sequence ATGTCTGTCGCCGGTCTCAGACGGGCCGCACACGAATCCGTGTCCGGGCTCCCCAGGCAGTTCTGGTGGCTGTGGACGAGCACGCTGGTCAACCGGCTCGGAGCGTTCGTCGCCACGTTCATGGCGCTGTACCTGACCCTGGACCGGGGCTACTCGGCCTCGTACGCCGGTCTGGTCGCCGCGCTGCACGGGCTCGGCGGGGTGGTTTCCTCGCTCGGGGCGGGGGTGATGACCGACCGGCTCGGCCGGCGGCCCACCATGCTCATCGCGCAGACCTCGACGGCCGTGTCCGTGGCCGTGCTCGGCTTCATGGTCCACCCGGTGGCGATCGCGGCGGTCGCCTTCTTCGTCGGCATGGCCAGCAACGCGTCGCGGCCCGCCGTGCAGGCGATGATGGCCGACATCGTCCGGCCCGAGGACCGGGTGCGGGCCTTCTCGCTCAACTACTGGGCCATCAACCTGGGCTTCGCCGTCTCGTCGGCCGGGGCCGGGTTCGTCGCCGAGTACAGCTATCTCGCCGGGTTCCTCGGCGAGGCCGCGATGACGCTGATCTGCGCCGTCGTCGTCTTCCTGAAGGTGCCGGAGTCGCGGCCGGACAAGCCGGTGGTGGCCGGGCTCCCGGTCGAGGACGGCGCGGACGAGGTCCGGCTCTCCACCGTGCTGCGCGACGGCCGGTTCATGAGCGTCGTCGGGCTGTCCTTCGTCATCGCGCTGATCTTCCAGCAGGGGTACGTGGGGCTGCCGGTGGCCATGGGGACGGACGGGTTCTCCAGCTCCGACTTCGGTACCGCGGTCGCCGTCAACGGGGTGCTGATCGTGGTGCTCCAGATCCCCGTCACCCGCTTCATCCAGCACCGCGACCCGCGCCGGCTGCTCGTCGTGTCGTCGCTGCTGGCGGGGTACGGATTCGGGCTGACCGCGTTCGCCGGGTCGGTCGCCGTCTACGCGCTGACCATCTGCGTCTGGACGGTCGCCGAGATCGTCAACTCGCCGATCCAGAGCAGCCTGGTCGTCCGGCTGTCGCCGGCCCGGGGCCGGGGCCGCTACCAGGGCATGTACACGATGTCGTGGTCCGCGGCCGCACTGATCGCGCCGCTGATGTCGGGCCTGGTGATCGACCGCTTCGGGGCGCAGTGGCTGTGGGGCGCGTGCGCGGTCCTGGGGACCGGGGCCGCGCTGGGCTACTGGCTGCTGATGCGGAACCTGCCGGGGGCGGAAGGGGCGGCCCCGGTGCCCGAGGGCGGCAGCCGGGTGGCGGGGAGCGGCGGGGGCTCCTCGACGGGTACGAAGGCCGAGCCCGCCGTGGAGCGGACGGGCTGA
- a CDS encoding phosphoglyceromutase, giving the protein MADAPYKLILLRHGESEWNAKNLFTGWVDVNLTEKGEKEAVRGGELLKDAGLLPDVLHTSLQKRAIRTAQLALESADRHWIPVHRSWRLNERHYGALQGKDKAQTLAEFGEEQFMLWRRSYDTPPPALEDGTEFSQSDDPRYATIPPELRPRTECLKDVVTRMLPYWYDDIVPDLLDGRTVLVAAHGNSLRALVKHLDGISDADIAGLNIPTGIPLVYELDADFRPLKPGGTYLDPDAAKAAIEAVKNQGKK; this is encoded by the coding sequence ATGGCCGACGCACCGTACAAGCTGATCCTCCTCCGCCATGGCGAGAGCGAATGGAACGCGAAGAACCTGTTCACCGGCTGGGTGGACGTCAATCTCACGGAGAAGGGCGAGAAGGAGGCAGTCCGCGGCGGTGAGCTGCTCAAGGACGCCGGCCTGCTCCCCGATGTCCTGCACACCTCCCTCCAGAAGCGCGCCATCCGCACCGCGCAGCTCGCGCTGGAGTCCGCGGACCGCCACTGGATCCCGGTCCACCGCTCCTGGCGGCTGAACGAGCGCCACTACGGCGCCCTGCAGGGCAAGGACAAGGCCCAGACGCTCGCCGAGTTCGGCGAGGAGCAGTTCATGCTCTGGCGCCGCTCCTACGACACCCCGCCGCCCGCCCTCGAGGACGGCACCGAGTTCTCGCAGAGCGACGACCCGCGCTACGCGACGATCCCGCCGGAGCTGCGCCCGCGCACCGAGTGCCTCAAGGACGTCGTCACCCGCATGCTGCCGTACTGGTACGACGACATCGTGCCGGACCTGCTCGACGGCCGGACCGTCCTGGTCGCCGCCCACGGCAACAGCCTCCGGGCCCTGGTCAAGCACCTCGACGGCATCTCCGACGCCGACATCGCGGGCCTGAACATCCCGACCGGCATCCCGCTCGTCTACGAGCTGGACGCCGACTTCCGCCCCCTGAAGCCGGGCGGCACGTACCTCGACCCGGACGCGGCGAAGGCCGCCATCGAGGCCGTGAAGAACCAGGGCAAGAAGTAG
- a CDS encoding SCO0607 family lipoprotein has protein sequence MYGISRIGRVASARSGRRPSRSAVGLALAAATVAALTTGCSMQDAICGGGEYPVMTIGGTGSACVPDDEDSPKGYVRYPKGKVPEHVDDKWDVYWRTHSVDKDGRIIEVPAGS, from the coding sequence ATGTACGGGATCAGCCGAATCGGCCGGGTGGCGTCCGCGAGGAGCGGGCGCCGCCCGAGCCGCTCCGCAGTCGGGCTCGCCCTGGCCGCCGCGACCGTGGCGGCGCTGACCACAGGCTGCTCGATGCAGGACGCGATCTGCGGCGGCGGCGAGTACCCGGTCATGACGATCGGGGGCACCGGATCGGCCTGCGTGCCCGACGACGAGGACTCGCCGAAGGGGTATGTCCGCTACCCGAAGGGCAAGGTCCCCGAGCACGTGGACGACAAGTGGGACGTGTACTGGCGGACCCACAGCGTGGACAAGGACGGCCGGATCATCGAAGTCCCGGCCGGTTCCTAG
- a CDS encoding phosphotransferase family protein, with product MQADGTTHAVLRSVGLTEDRIAACEPLTGGTFNTVSRVTLTDGSDWVVKIPPPTTPGTLMGYERDLLVNEATFHALADGSAPVPRILHSELDPAAPTGPYVIMSACPGRPWSEFAPGSLSTAEERRLRGDLGRIVARLHAVTRPDGFGHPSLALGPLAPTWRQAFTTMTDAVLADADTYRARLPRPTSAIRALLAAASPVLDDVARPALVHFDLWQGNLLVDGGPGARSIGGIVDGERMFWGDPVADFVSLALFEDMEKDEDFLAGYAEGSGRPVVFDASVRLRLALYRCCLYLIMLVETVPRRAPQEDLDWAWKHVAPQLESALADVESALRTGN from the coding sequence ATGCAGGCTGACGGAACAACCCATGCCGTCCTCCGCTCCGTCGGCCTGACGGAGGACCGGATCGCCGCGTGTGAACCGCTCACCGGAGGCACGTTCAACACGGTCTCCCGGGTGACGCTCACGGACGGCAGCGACTGGGTGGTGAAGATACCGCCGCCCACGACACCCGGAACGCTGATGGGCTACGAGCGCGATCTGCTGGTCAACGAGGCCACGTTCCACGCCTTGGCGGACGGTTCGGCTCCGGTCCCCCGCATCCTGCACAGCGAGCTCGACCCGGCCGCGCCCACCGGCCCGTACGTGATCATGTCGGCCTGTCCGGGCCGCCCCTGGAGCGAGTTCGCCCCCGGCTCGCTGTCCACTGCGGAGGAGCGCCGACTCCGCGGTGACCTCGGGCGGATCGTCGCCCGGCTGCACGCCGTCACCCGCCCGGACGGCTTCGGCCATCCCTCCCTGGCCCTGGGCCCGTTGGCCCCGACCTGGCGGCAGGCGTTCACCACGATGACCGATGCCGTCCTCGCCGACGCGGACACCTACCGGGCCCGGCTGCCGCGTCCGACGTCCGCGATCCGGGCCCTGCTCGCCGCCGCGTCGCCGGTGCTCGACGACGTCGCACGGCCCGCCCTGGTCCACTTCGACCTGTGGCAGGGCAACCTCCTCGTCGACGGCGGGCCGGGAGCGCGGAGCATCGGCGGGATCGTTGACGGCGAGCGGATGTTCTGGGGCGACCCGGTCGCCGACTTCGTATCGCTCGCCCTGTTCGAGGACATGGAGAAGGACGAGGACTTCCTCGCCGGATACGCGGAGGGCAGCGGGCGACCGGTGGTGTTCGACGCGTCGGTGCGGCTGCGGCTCGCGCTCTACCGCTGCTGTCTCTACCTGATCATGCTGGTGGAGACCGTCCCGCGCCGCGCTCCCCAGGAGGACCTGGACTGGGCGTGGAAGCATGTCGCCCCGCAGCTCGAATCGGCCCTGGCGGACGTGGAGTCGGCGCTGCGGACCGGGAACTGA
- a CDS encoding glycosyl hydrolase family 28-related protein, which produces MAIGFIENNGSKGSKGNIGRRGLLAGAVAVAATAVTGTTGSGRAAAAGRGTTAGATRAAGGGPRAATPLWREFTAAPFTHPQIPFVGRAGYRGGSHPPRRTGRGFTADVRRYGAKPDGSADAAPAINRAIAAAGERGGGTVLIPEGTYRIDDIIRIGHSDVVVRGAGSGRTKLYATRNLTELIGAYGSRYGGDKSSWSWAGGLIWLCPKDRWASLTEAIRAKNWPFEGWTGNRRDEWRTLTAVTPARRGDRSITVDDPTGLRRGGLVLLRLADDAGHTLLEHMAGGGPGPEAYRWDDKTKLTSYVPYEWPVRVASAHGRRVTLERPLPLDVRPEWDPRLTTLVTPLTGSGVAGLTLEAVETPQSPHLLDKGYNGVAFQCAYDCWADDITVRHVDNGFGLVAASACTLRRTKVAGRGSHHPYYCREGSHDNLIEDFTVERRTVPAPAGTQLHGINVEGLSSHNVWSRGVMEMGTFDSHRGMPFADVRTDITVENNGRHGGDASAGPLFGARFTHWNIRVTNGRAGLMRIDGLAPYSATVGISEVTEFDQIDVPDFTGDLHTRLEAYGTPEAVWPPNLYEAQRALDG; this is translated from the coding sequence ATGGCGATCGGATTCATCGAGAACAACGGGAGCAAGGGGAGCAAGGGAAACATCGGCAGGCGCGGGTTGCTGGCCGGCGCCGTGGCCGTCGCCGCGACGGCGGTGACCGGCACCACCGGCAGCGGCAGGGCGGCCGCCGCGGGCCGGGGGACGACGGCCGGCGCCACCCGGGCGGCCGGAGGCGGGCCCCGTGCGGCCACCCCGCTGTGGCGGGAGTTCACCGCCGCCCCGTTCACCCACCCGCAGATCCCGTTCGTCGGCCGGGCCGGCTACCGCGGCGGCTCCCACCCGCCCCGCCGCACCGGCCGGGGCTTCACCGCCGATGTCCGGCGCTACGGCGCGAAGCCCGACGGCTCCGCCGACGCCGCCCCCGCGATCAACCGTGCCATCGCCGCCGCCGGAGAGCGCGGAGGCGGCACGGTGCTCATCCCCGAGGGCACGTACCGCATCGACGACATCATCCGGATCGGCCACAGCGACGTGGTGGTGCGCGGCGCGGGCAGTGGGCGCACCAAGCTGTACGCGACCAGGAACCTCACCGAGCTGATCGGGGCGTACGGCAGCCGGTACGGCGGCGACAAGTCCAGCTGGTCCTGGGCCGGCGGCCTCATCTGGCTCTGCCCGAAGGACCGTTGGGCCTCGCTCACCGAAGCGATCCGGGCGAAGAACTGGCCCTTCGAGGGCTGGACCGGCAACCGCCGCGACGAGTGGCGGACCCTGACCGCCGTCACCCCCGCCCGCCGCGGCGACCGCTCGATCACCGTCGACGACCCGACGGGGCTGCGGCGCGGCGGACTCGTCCTGCTCCGCCTCGCCGACGACGCCGGCCACACCCTCCTGGAGCACATGGCGGGCGGCGGCCCCGGCCCCGAGGCGTACCGCTGGGACGACAAGACCAAGCTGACCTCGTACGTCCCCTACGAGTGGCCGGTCCGAGTCGCCTCCGCGCACGGTCGCCGGGTCACCCTGGAGCGCCCGCTCCCGCTCGACGTCCGCCCCGAGTGGGATCCGCGGCTGACCACCCTCGTCACCCCGCTCACCGGTTCCGGCGTCGCGGGCCTCACGCTGGAAGCGGTCGAGACCCCGCAGTCGCCGCATCTGCTCGACAAGGGGTACAACGGCGTCGCGTTCCAGTGCGCGTACGACTGCTGGGCCGACGACATCACCGTCCGCCACGTCGACAACGGCTTCGGACTGGTCGCCGCCTCCGCCTGCACCCTGCGCCGTACGAAGGTCGCGGGCCGGGGCTCGCACCATCCGTACTACTGCCGCGAGGGCTCGCACGACAACCTGATCGAGGACTTCACCGTCGAGCGGCGCACCGTACCGGCGCCCGCCGGCACCCAGCTGCACGGCATCAACGTGGAGGGCCTGTCCAGCCACAACGTCTGGTCGCGCGGCGTGATGGAGATGGGCACCTTCGACTCGCACCGGGGGATGCCGTTCGCCGACGTCCGCACCGACATCACGGTCGAGAACAACGGGCGGCACGGCGGCGACGCCAGCGCCGGGCCGCTCTTCGGCGCCCGCTTCACGCACTGGAACATCCGGGTCACCAACGGCCGGGCGGGCCTGATGCGGATCGACGGACTCGCCCCGTACAGCGCGACGGTCGGCATCAGCGAGGTGACGGAGTTCGACCAGATCGACGTCCCCGACTTCACCGGCGACCTGCACACCCGGCTGGAGGCGTACGGCACCCCGGAGGCGGTGTGGCCGCCCAATCTGTACGAGGCGCAGCGGGCCCTGGACGGCTGA
- a CDS encoding YbjN domain-containing protein, with protein MADAPDDAPDGAAPAQAATAPAEAATARAAQVIEATLKDAGLEWESPAPGDYVVKLPGTRKLSTTCSLRVGRHSLSLNAFVVRHPDENDAAVHRWLLERNLRLFGVSYAIDGLGDIYLVGKLPLSVVTPQELDRLLGTVLEAADGSFNTLLELGFASAIRKEYEWRVSRGESTRNLDAFTHLTQRPAG; from the coding sequence ATGGCTGACGCACCCGACGACGCACCCGACGGAGCGGCACCGGCCCAAGCGGCGACGGCACCGGCCGAAGCGGCTACGGCGCGGGCCGCGCAGGTCATCGAGGCGACTCTGAAGGACGCCGGGCTCGAATGGGAGAGCCCCGCGCCGGGCGATTACGTGGTCAAGCTGCCCGGCACGCGCAAGCTGTCCACCACCTGCTCGCTGCGGGTGGGCAGGCACTCGCTCTCCCTCAACGCCTTCGTCGTCCGCCACCCGGACGAGAACGACGCCGCGGTCCACCGCTGGCTGCTGGAGCGCAACCTCCGCCTCTTCGGCGTGAGTTACGCGATCGACGGGCTCGGCGACATCTACCTGGTCGGCAAGCTGCCGCTCTCCGTGGTCACCCCGCAGGAGCTGGACCGGCTGCTCGGCACGGTCCTCGAAGCGGCCGACGGTTCCTTCAACACCCTGCTGGAGCTGGGTTTCGCGAGCGCGATCCGCAAGGAGTACGAGTGGCGGGTGTCGCGCGGCGAATCGACGCGCAACCTCGACGCGTTCACTCATCTGACCCAGCGCCCGGCTGGATGA
- the mshA gene encoding D-inositol-3-phosphate glycosyltransferase produces the protein MSQYVSRLGSSRVAPRLRFPAAFPGGHRKPRRIAMLSVHTSPLHQPGTGDAGGMNVYIVELARRLAEIGIEVEIFTRSTTGGLPPVVELAPGVLVRHVDAGPYEGLAKEELPAQLCAFTHGVMQAWAGQRPGYYDLVHSHYWLSGHVGWLAAQRWGVPLVHAMHTMAKVKNAALAEGDTPEPAARVIGETQIVSAADRLIANTTEEADELVRFYDADPGSVAVVHPGVNLDRFSPADGRAAARARLGLPGDALIPLFAGRIQPLKAPDVLLRAVAVLLDRDPTLRSRMVVPVVGGPSGSGLAKPEGLQKLAARLGIADVVRFQPPVGQEQLADWFRAASVLVMPSHSESFGLVAIEAQAAGTPVVAAAVGGLPVAVRDGVSGFLIPGHDPQAYAQALARFADAPELVARMGAAAAAHAQRFGWDTAASATADVYTAAMHEHRRRVRSHHG, from the coding sequence GTGAGCCAGTACGTCTCCCGGCTCGGCAGCAGCCGGGTCGCACCGCGCCTCAGGTTCCCCGCCGCGTTCCCCGGCGGCCACCGCAAACCCCGCCGCATCGCGATGCTCTCCGTGCACACCTCACCGCTGCACCAGCCCGGCACCGGCGACGCGGGCGGCATGAACGTCTACATCGTGGAGCTGGCCAGGCGGCTCGCCGAGATCGGCATCGAGGTCGAGATCTTCACCCGGTCCACCACCGGCGGGCTGCCCCCGGTGGTCGAACTGGCCCCCGGCGTCCTGGTCCGGCACGTCGACGCCGGACCGTACGAGGGGCTGGCCAAGGAGGAGCTGCCCGCCCAGCTCTGCGCCTTCACGCACGGCGTGATGCAGGCGTGGGCCGGTCAGCGCCCCGGCTACTACGACCTCGTCCACTCCCACTACTGGCTCTCCGGCCATGTCGGCTGGCTCGCCGCCCAGCGCTGGGGCGTCCCGCTCGTCCACGCCATGCACACCATGGCGAAGGTCAAGAACGCGGCGCTCGCGGAGGGCGACACCCCCGAGCCGGCGGCCCGCGTCATCGGCGAGACCCAGATCGTCAGCGCCGCGGACCGGCTGATCGCCAACACCACCGAGGAGGCGGACGAGCTGGTCCGCTTCTACGACGCCGATCCCGGGTCCGTCGCCGTCGTCCACCCCGGGGTCAACCTGGACCGCTTCAGCCCCGCCGACGGGCGGGCCGCGGCACGGGCGCGCCTCGGGCTGCCCGGGGACGCCCTGATCCCGCTCTTCGCGGGCCGCATCCAGCCGCTGAAGGCCCCGGACGTGCTGCTGCGGGCGGTCGCCGTCCTGCTGGACCGCGATCCCACGCTGCGCTCCCGGATGGTCGTACCGGTCGTCGGCGGCCCGAGCGGCAGCGGCCTCGCCAAGCCGGAGGGGCTGCAGAAGCTGGCGGCGCGGCTGGGCATCGCCGACGTCGTACGGTTCCAGCCGCCGGTCGGCCAGGAGCAGCTCGCCGACTGGTTCCGGGCCGCCTCCGTGCTGGTCATGCCCTCGCACAGCGAGTCCTTCGGCCTGGTCGCCATAGAGGCGCAGGCGGCGGGCACCCCCGTCGTCGCGGCGGCCGTGGGCGGTCTCCCGGTGGCGGTACGGGACGGGGTCAGCGGCTTCCTGATACCCGGGCACGACCCGCAGGCGTACGCGCAGGCGCTGGCCCGGTTCGCCGACGCACCGGAACTCGTCGCCCGGATGGGCGCCGCGGCCGCCGCGCACGCCCAGCGTTTCGGCTGGGACACCGCCGCGTCCGCGACGGCCGACGTCTACACGGCCGCGATGCACGAACATCGCCGTCGCGTACGCTCGCACCATGGCTGA
- a CDS encoding class I SAM-dependent methyltransferase — protein sequence MRPIGTATRGTTNPNRLRRMDRWIAATHGPALRRAGHPVAVDLGYGAAPWTAVELLHRLRTAEPRTAVVGVEIDPERVAAAKPYEREGLTFLHGGFEIPLPERPDLIRAANVLRQYDEGEVAAVWRRLCARLAPGGLLVEGTCDEIGRRHVWVALGPEGPRTVTFATRLASLDRPSDLAERLPKALIHRNVPGEPVHAFLRDFDRAWAAAAPYASLGARQRWITAVRSLSGDWPLADGVRRWRQGEVTVKWAALQPNP from the coding sequence ATGCGCCCCATCGGCACCGCGACCCGCGGGACCACCAACCCGAACCGGCTCCGCCGCATGGACCGCTGGATCGCCGCCACCCACGGCCCGGCCCTGCGCCGCGCCGGCCACCCCGTCGCCGTCGACCTCGGGTACGGCGCCGCGCCCTGGACCGCCGTCGAACTGCTGCACCGGCTGCGTACCGCCGAGCCGCGCACGGCCGTGGTCGGCGTCGAGATCGATCCGGAGCGGGTCGCGGCGGCGAAGCCGTACGAACGCGAGGGCCTGACCTTCCTGCACGGCGGGTTCGAGATCCCGCTCCCCGAGCGCCCCGACCTGATCCGGGCGGCGAACGTGCTGCGCCAGTACGACGAGGGCGAGGTCGCCGCGGTCTGGCGCCGGCTGTGCGCCCGTCTCGCGCCGGGCGGGCTCCTGGTGGAGGGCACCTGCGACGAGATCGGGCGCCGGCACGTGTGGGTGGCGCTCGGCCCGGAGGGGCCGCGCACGGTCACGTTCGCGACCCGGCTCGCCTCCCTGGACCGCCCCTCCGACCTGGCGGAGCGCCTGCCCAAGGCGCTGATCCACCGCAATGTGCCGGGCGAACCGGTCCACGCGTTCCTGCGGGACTTCGACCGGGCGTGGGCCGCGGCGGCCCCGTACGCCTCGCTGGGCGCCCGGCAGCGCTGGATCACGGCGGTGCGGTCGCTGTCCGGCGACTGGCCGCTGGCCGACGGGGTACGGCGGTGGCGCCAGGGCGAAGTCACGGTGAAATGGGCCGCCCTGCAGCCCAACCCATGA
- a CDS encoding C40 family peptidase translates to MNRRHCASAAITLVCALSVLITPVQAFAKPVPPSPSDTGSGAPKKSLEEVRKEIDALYRKAGAATDAYNLAEEKAEKQSGEIVKLARAIVVGQSKIAELKSQAGAQAREQYRTGGLPPGAQFMLSDDPQLFLDGVNRVREGQQAAQGVLGELTRTQQDLETYTKDASTNWKKLEANRVKQAKAKKKINAQIAAAKKLESQLKKEERARLLKLEQEAEYKQQTAWLSSGALKEINREASARGKKAVAFATDQIGKPYVWGAEGPKSYDCSGLTSQAWLAAGRPIPRTSQEQWRLLPHIAIKDMRPGDLIIYHSDASHVGMYIGDGAIVHAPRPGRNVTLAGAGSMQILGVVRPDK, encoded by the coding sequence GTGAACCGACGTCACTGTGCCTCAGCCGCGATCACTCTGGTCTGCGCGCTGTCCGTGCTCATCACGCCGGTCCAGGCCTTCGCCAAGCCCGTGCCACCATCCCCCTCCGATACCGGCTCCGGGGCGCCGAAGAAGAGCCTCGAAGAGGTGCGCAAGGAGATCGACGCCCTCTACCGCAAGGCGGGGGCGGCCACCGACGCGTACAACCTCGCCGAGGAGAAGGCCGAGAAACAGTCCGGCGAGATCGTGAAGCTGGCCCGCGCCATAGTGGTGGGCCAGTCGAAGATCGCCGAGCTCAAGAGCCAGGCGGGCGCCCAGGCCCGTGAGCAGTACCGCACCGGCGGGCTGCCGCCCGGCGCCCAGTTCATGCTCAGCGACGACCCGCAGCTGTTCCTGGACGGCGTGAACCGGGTCAGGGAGGGCCAGCAGGCCGCCCAGGGCGTTCTCGGTGAACTGACCAGGACCCAGCAGGACCTGGAGACGTACACCAAGGACGCGAGCACCAACTGGAAGAAGCTCGAAGCCAACCGGGTCAAGCAGGCCAAGGCCAAGAAGAAGATCAACGCGCAGATCGCCGCGGCGAAGAAGCTGGAGTCACAGCTCAAGAAGGAGGAGCGGGCCCGCCTGCTCAAGCTGGAGCAGGAGGCCGAGTACAAGCAGCAGACGGCCTGGCTCAGCTCCGGCGCCCTCAAGGAAATCAACCGCGAGGCGAGCGCGCGCGGCAAGAAGGCGGTGGCCTTCGCGACCGACCAGATCGGCAAGCCGTACGTCTGGGGCGCCGAGGGCCCCAAGTCGTACGACTGCTCGGGGCTCACGTCCCAGGCCTGGCTGGCGGCGGGCCGGCCGATCCCCCGCACCTCGCAGGAGCAGTGGCGGCTGCTGCCGCACATAGCGATCAAGGACATGCGCCCCGGCGACCTGATCATCTACCACAGTGACGCCAGCCACGTGGGCATGTACATCGGCGACGGCGCCATCGTCCACGCCCCCCGCCCCGGCCGCAACGTCACGCTGGCGGGCGCGGGCTCGATGCAGATACTCGGGGTCGTACGCCCGGACAAGTAG
- a CDS encoding PP2C family protein-serine/threonine phosphatase, with product MPVPVPQQHSDAAADASHDAVLTLLVIEDDPAGTFTVPELPAAAGTRVRIRTARNLTEAGRLLTDDVDCILLDLALPTGGETRASGAGDTAGPDGLATLEHVLRLAPRHAVLALTAQDDTALAAEAVRVGAQDYLFRDELDGRLLSRAIRYAVERKRADVAQRRLTESTLRAQENARLERGLLPTPLLEGSDLRFAARYRPGRSRALLGGDFYDTVRTPDGTVHAMIGDVCGHGPDEAALGVELRIAWRALTLAGLCGDELLSTLQQVLEHERESEEIFATLCTVDIAPDGRRAGLCLAGHPAPLIARQGQAARLLPYEDGGPALGLLPRARWPRRHVDLGSTWSLMMYTDGLIEGRVGPVGTQRLGQDGMVAMINQQLAQGLTGEDLLEAAVARVRELNGGELTDDVAVLLLDRDRESVRRRTPDCGRGRSIPRPRNANPANAQRPPL from the coding sequence ATGCCCGTACCCGTACCGCAGCAACACTCCGATGCCGCTGCGGATGCCTCCCACGACGCCGTCCTCACGCTCCTGGTGATCGAGGACGACCCGGCGGGCACCTTCACCGTCCCCGAGCTCCCGGCCGCGGCCGGCACGAGGGTGCGTATCCGCACCGCCCGCAACCTGACCGAGGCGGGCCGGCTCCTCACGGACGACGTCGACTGCATACTGCTGGACCTGGCCCTGCCCACCGGCGGCGAGACCCGCGCCTCCGGGGCCGGTGACACGGCCGGACCCGACGGGCTCGCCACCCTCGAACACGTCCTGCGGCTCGCCCCGCGCCACGCCGTCCTCGCCCTCACGGCACAGGACGACACCGCGCTGGCCGCCGAGGCGGTACGCGTCGGCGCCCAGGACTACCTCTTCCGCGACGAACTCGACGGCCGGCTGCTCAGCCGCGCCATCCGGTACGCCGTCGAGCGCAAGCGCGCCGACGTCGCCCAGCGCCGGCTCACCGAGTCCACGCTGCGCGCCCAGGAGAACGCCCGCCTCGAACGCGGCCTGCTCCCGACGCCGCTGCTCGAAGGCTCCGATCTGCGCTTCGCGGCCCGCTACCGCCCCGGCCGCAGCCGCGCGCTGCTCGGCGGGGACTTCTACGACACGGTCCGTACACCCGACGGCACCGTCCACGCGATGATCGGCGACGTCTGCGGGCACGGCCCCGACGAGGCGGCGCTCGGCGTGGAACTGCGCATCGCGTGGCGGGCGTTGACCCTGGCCGGGCTCTGCGGCGACGAACTGCTCTCCACCCTCCAGCAGGTCCTGGAGCACGAGCGGGAGAGCGAGGAGATCTTCGCGACGCTCTGCACCGTCGACATCGCCCCCGACGGCCGGCGCGCCGGACTCTGCCTGGCCGGCCACCCCGCCCCGCTGATCGCCCGGCAGGGACAGGCCGCGCGCCTGCTCCCGTACGAGGACGGCGGCCCGGCCCTGGGGCTGCTGCCGCGCGCACGCTGGCCACGCCGACACGTGGATCTCGGCTCCACCTGGAGCCTGATGATGTACACGGACGGGCTGATCGAGGGGCGCGTGGGCCCGGTCGGCACTCAGCGGCTGGGCCAGGACGGCATGGTCGCGATGATCAACCAGCAGCTGGCGCAGGGGCTCACCGGCGAGGATCTCCTGGAGGCCGCGGTCGCCCGGGTGCGGGAGCTGAACGGCGGTGAACTGACCGACGACGTCGCGGTCCTCCTGCTCGACCGCGACCGGGAGAGCGTCCGCCGCCGGACCCCGGACTGCGGACGGGGCCGGAGCATCCCCCGGCCCCGCAACGCGAACCCCGCGAACGCTCAGCGCCCGCCGTTGTAG
- a CDS encoding DUF2516 family protein — translation MLLTGFSTFVLLLHVAMMVLAVVALVMAAMAREDAYPAADKQKKSFWLIILGIAVAVNLLSLYMSVLFLQLAGVVASIVFLVDVRPALRAVSGGGRRGGSSSDGPYGPYNGGR, via the coding sequence ATGTTGCTCACAGGCTTCAGCACATTCGTCCTGCTGCTCCACGTGGCCATGATGGTGCTGGCGGTGGTCGCGCTGGTCATGGCCGCGATGGCCCGTGAGGACGCCTACCCGGCCGCGGACAAGCAGAAGAAGTCCTTCTGGCTGATCATTCTCGGCATCGCTGTCGCCGTGAACCTGTTGAGCCTCTACATGTCGGTGCTGTTCCTGCAGCTCGCGGGCGTGGTCGCGTCCATCGTCTTCCTGGTGGACGTGCGGCCCGCGCTGCGGGCGGTCTCGGGCGGAGGCCGGCGCGGCGGATCGAGCAGCGACGGGCCGTACGGGCCCTACAACGGCGGGCGCTGA